GCCGAGGACGAACGCGCGCAGCTTGGCTTGCGTCGTCTTCACGATCACGCCGGGGTCGTCGCTCTCGCGTACGAGGATCTCGCCGGCGACCTCGGCCAATTCGAGGCACTGCTCACCGCCGCCACCGGAGAAGCTCGACTTCTGCCACTTGATTTCGCTGTTCATTCCTGGACTCTCACAGTTCTCGTGCGACGTGGTGAATAAAACTTCGCGACTCTTCGGGGGTCAGTGCTGCCTGTTCGGCGAGGTCGAGCAGTGTGCGGTATCGATTTAGGTCCGCGGCTGCATCAAGGAATCCGCCGCCGAACGGGGTGTCGATATGGACAGTGTCGAGCTGCGTCACGACACCGCGTGCATACATCACTGTTTGTGTGACCTCGATAAAGTCCTCGCTCGTGAACGGAATCACTCGCAGGGTAATCCCGGGGCGCTCGGACGCGGACAACACGTATTCGAGTTGATCGCGGGCGACCTTTCGCCCGCCCACCCTCATGCGTAGAGCGGCCTCGAAAACGATCGCCTCGAACTGTGGTGGGTTCTCACGC
The nucleotide sequence above comes from Streptomyces nigrescens. Encoded proteins:
- a CDS encoding DUF5753 domain-containing protein, translated to RENPPQFEAIVFEAALRMRVGGRKVARDQLEYVLSASERPGITLRVIPFTSEDFIEVTQTVMYARGVVTQLDTVHIDTPFGGGFLDAAADLNRYRTLLDLAEQAALTPEESRSFIHHVAREL
- a CDS encoding DUF397 domain-containing protein, which encodes MNSEIKWQKSSFSGGGGEQCLELAEVAGEILVRESDDPGVIVKTTQAKLRAFVLGAKNGEFDHLFS